One Cyprinus carpio isolate SPL01 unplaced genomic scaffold, ASM1834038v1 S000006628, whole genome shotgun sequence DNA window includes the following coding sequences:
- the LOC109088404 gene encoding LIM domain transcription factor LMO4, whose translation MVNPGGSAQPPPVGAGSLSWKRCAGCGGKIADRFLLYAMDSYWHSRCLKCSCCQAQLGEIGTSCYTKSGMILCRNDYIRLFGNSGACSACGQSIPASELVMRAQGNVYHLKCFTCSTCRNRLVPGDRFHYINGSLFCEHDRPTALINGHLSSLQTNPLLPDQKVC comes from the exons ATGGTGAACCCTGGAGGAAGTGCCCAGCCCCCACCTGTTGGAGCGGGATCTCTGTCGTGGAAGCGCTGCGCGGGATGTGGGGGAAAGATCGCCGACCGTTTTCTCCTGTATGCCATGGACAGCTATTGGCACAGCCGCTGTCTGAAATGTTCCTGCTGCCAGGCCCAGCTCGGAGAGATCGGCACATCCTGCTACACCAAGAGTGGCATGATCCTATGTAGAAACGACTACATCAG GTTATTTGGGAACAGTGGGGCGTGCAGTGCGTGTGGTCAGTCCATCCCAGCCAGTGAACTGGTTATGAGGGCACAGGGAAACGTGTACCATCTCAAG TGTTTCACATGTTCTACCTGCCGGAACCGGCTGGTCCCTGGTGACAGGTTTCACTACATCAACGGCAGCTTGTTCTGCGAACACGACAGACCCACAGCACTCATCAACGGCCATTTGAGTTCACTGCAGACTAACCCTCTACTGCCTGACCAGAAA GTGTGTTAG